In Heteronotia binoei isolate CCM8104 ecotype False Entrance Well chromosome 4, APGP_CSIRO_Hbin_v1, whole genome shotgun sequence, a genomic segment contains:
- the LOC132569573 gene encoding zinc finger protein 366-like, producing the protein MMQEELNVMKKEDAHFNTDSIQTFPFFHCLNPVAKSDIASPLDEEFRFRTQLAQFGYGPTSDIQSLHGSLEGGSRKRKSMPTKMLSAIPSGDASSPVLSSKENTTGSSPSLPLIFQHHTQPKYNSHMIDLCNIRFQFYRTLEHFRVKPVKEEPIKPNVIWPQTTAFLQSPYPYYPKIHPGLMYPFIMPPDFHFRSPFPLKRPPEPPFRSPESGEQDEKEKVERVDVNIQIDDSYYVDVGGEQKRWQCPMCEKSYTSKYNLVTHILGHSGIKPHACSRCGKLFKQLSHLHTHMLTHQGTRPHKCQVCHKAFTQTSHLKRHMMQHSDVKPYSCSTCGRGFAYPSELKAHESKHENGRENICIECGLDFPTLAQLKRHLTTHRGPVQYNCTECDKTFQYPSQLQNHMMKHKDIRPYICTECGMEFVQPHHLKQHSLTHKGVKEHKCGICGREFTLLANMKRHVLIHTNIRAYQCHLCFKSFVQKQTLKAHMIVHSDVKPFKCKLCGKEFNRMHNLMGHMHLHSDSKPFKCLYCPSKFTLKGNLTRHMKVKHGVMERGFHSQGLGRERVRTSQANATQSLEQEEPFDLSQKNQAKVLSFHSDGECAKGSSCPEEEEDSCYRAERQGLGMYHSDNKAYRLQELSSLPGQQIEESSCGGKEKSLNGEREKRKENKEDESQQVEDFKDNDKEHLNFRHFENNRLTQSLSEYLYFQHRNKTLKELLERKMEKQTIFLGI; encoded by the exons GATGCAGGAGGAATTAAATGTGATGAAGAAAGAGGATGCTCATTTCAATACAGACAGTATACAAACTTTCCCTTTTTTCCACTGCTTGAATCCTGTTGCCAAGTCAGATATAGCTTCACCACTTGATGAAGAATTCAGATTCAGAACTCAGCTTGCACAGTTTGGATATGGCCCTACATCAGATATACAGAGCTTGCACGGGTCATTAGAAGGAGGATCCCGTAAACGTAAAAGCATGCCTACAAAAATGCTTTCTGCCATCCCATCAGGAGATGCTTCATCCCCAGTGCTCAGTTCCAAAGAAAACACCACTGGAAGTTCTCCCAGCCTTCCTTTAATATTCCAGCACCACACACAGCCAAAGTACAATTCCCACATGATTGACCTGTGTAACATTAGATTTCAGTTCTACAGGACTCTGGAACACTTTAGAGTGAAACCTGTAAAGGAGGAACCAATAAAGCCCAATGTGATATGGCCCCAAACCACTGCCTTTCTGCAGTCTCCCTATCCATACTATCCCAAAATTCATCCTGGTCTGATGTATCCTTTTATTATGCCTCCAGATTTTCATTTCAGAAGTCCCTTCCCACTGAaaaggcccccagagccccctttCAGGAGCCCCGAGTCAGGAGAACAAGATGAAAAAGAAAAGGTGGAAAGGGTGGATGTCAACATTCAGATAGATGACAGCTATTATGTTGATGTAGGAGGAGAACAGAAACGCTGGCAGTGTCCTATGTGTGAAAAGTCCTACACATCCAAGTATAACCTGGTCACTCACATCTTAGGGCACAGCGGCATCAAGCCTCATGCTTGCTCTCGGTGTGGCAAGCTTTTCAAACAGTTGAGTCACTTGCACACCCATATGCTGACCCACCAAGGCACCAGGCCTCATAAATGCCAGGTGTGTCACAAGGCCTTCACCCAAACCAGCCACCTGAAGAGACACATGATGCAACACAGTGATGTGAAACCCTACAGCTGTAGCACCTGTGGGAGAGGTTTTGCCTACCCCAGTGAGTTGAAAGCCCATGAATCCAAGCATGAGAATGGCCGGGAGAATATTTGCATTGAGTGTGGTCTTGACTTTCCAACCTTGGCTCAGTTGAAGAGACACTTAACAACCCATCGAGGCCCTGTGCAGTATAACTGCACGGAATGTGATAAAACTTTTCAGTACCCAAGCCAACTGCAGAACCACATGATGAAGCACAAGGACATCCGCCCTTACATCTGTACTGAATGCGGCATGGAGTTTGTGCAGCCTCATCACCTCAAACAGCATTCTTTAACTCATAAG GGTGTGAAAGAGCACAAGTGTGGGATCTGTGGGCGGGAGTTCACACTACTTGCCAATATGAAGAGACATGTTTTAATTCATACCAACATCAGGGCTTACCAATGCCACCTGTGCTTCAAGAGCTTTGTGCAGAAGCAGACTCTCAAGGCCCACATGATTGTCCACTCAGATGTCAAGCCTTTCAAATGTAAG CTGTGTGGAAAGGAATTTAATCGAATGCATAATTTAATGGGACACATGCACTTGCATTCAGACAGCAAACCCTTCAAATGCCTCTACTGTCCCAGCAAATTCACCTTGAAGGGGAACCTTACCAGACACATGAAAGTCAAACATGGAGTCATGGAAAGAGGATTTCATTCTCAAG GCCTTGGTAGAGAAAGGGTGAGAACATCACAAGCAAATGCTACACAAAGCCTGGAACAGGAAGAACCATTTGACCTCTCTCAAAAAAACCAAGCAAAAGTACTTTCATTTCATTCTGATGGTGAGTGTGCTAAAGGAAGCTCATGTCCTGAGGAAGAGGAAGACAGCTGCTACAGGGCCGAGAGGCAAGGCCTTGGCATGTACCACAGTGACAATAAGGCATATCGACTACAGGAGCTTTCAAGCCTTCCGGGACAACAGATTGAAGAATCATCCTGTGGTGGTAAAGAGAAATCCCtgaatggagaaagagaaaagaggaaggaaaacaaaGAGGACGAAAGCCAGCAAGTGGAAGACTTTAAGGATAATGACAAGGAACACTTGAACTTTAGACACTTTGAAAATAACAGACTCACTCAGTCTCTCTCTGAGTATCTGTATTTTCAACACAGAAACAAGACTTTAAAGGAACTGCTggaaaggaaaatggaaaagcaaacTATATTTCTGGGAATATGA